The following proteins come from a genomic window of Galactobacillus timonensis:
- a CDS encoding EFR1 family ferrodoxin (N-terminal region resembles flavodoxins. C-terminal ferrodoxin region binds two 4Fe-4S clusters.) encodes MHATEECIGWGLCARKCPVQAIAMQDGHRVWGKEKCAMCLGCLQRCPKAAIQYGNGVATGKHGQYRNPHVTV; translated from the coding sequence CTGCATGCGACAGAAGAATGCATCGGGTGGGGACTGTGTGCACGGAAATGCCCGGTTCAGGCCATTGCGATGCAGGACGGTCACCGGGTATGGGGCAAGGAGAAATGTGCGATGTGTCTCGGTTGTCTGCAGCGGTGTCCGAAGGCTGCCATTCAGTATGGAAACGGAGTTGCGACCGGAAAGCACGGGCAGTACCGCAATCCGCATGTGACGGTATAG
- a CDS encoding phosphoketolase family protein — MAEPNTTVPAVEEKGPITDSLLSKMNEYWMAANYLSAAQLYLLDNPLLKKPLTRDMIKHKIVGHWGTVPGQNFVFVHCNRVIKRYDLDMILLSGPGHGGNFFIANDWLDGSYTDVYPEISQDEKGLQRMFKRFSFPGGVPSHCAPETPGSINEGGELGYSLAHGFGAVLDNPDLIATVIVGDGEAETGPLATSWHSNKFLNPITDGAVLPVLHLNGYKISNPTVLSRISHEELEDLMKGYGWEPHFVEGSDPMTMHRLMAETMDTCIEEIKAIQKHARETGDATRPRWPMIVLRTPKGWTGPKEVEGKPVEGCFRAHQVPVDMSKPEHVGMVEAWLRSYHPEKLFNEDGSLRADLKELAPKGDRRIGANPHANGGKLLRDLVVPDFRNYGVKMEGHGTVTAQDMTELGRFVADVFRANQKSRNFRSFSPDEALSNRLNYAFEATNRQWEAPIEPNDELLSSDGRFLDSFLSEHMCEGWLEGYLLTGRHGFFDSYEAFARIIDSMAAQHAKWLKVCNQLSWREEIASLNIILTSHIWQQDHNGFTHQDPGFLDHIANKKADVVRLYLPPDANCLLSCFDHCIKSKNYVNVIVASKHPRPQWLSMDEAVKHCTQGIGIWSWASTDIGEEPDVVMACAGDTPTLEALAATSILHEYLPEVKVRFINVVDLFKLQPASEHPHGLTDAEYDMLFTKDKPIVFAFHGYPTLIHELTYRRHNRDLHVRGYKEEGTITTPFDMRVQNDIDRFHLVQDVLLRLPKLGNRGAYLYQLMNDKLVAHKQYIQEYGRDMPEIEDWQWKPLHD, encoded by the coding sequence ATGGCAGAACCGAACACTACCGTACCGGCAGTGGAGGAAAAGGGCCCCATCACTGATTCACTTCTTTCGAAGATGAATGAATACTGGATGGCGGCCAACTATCTCTCTGCTGCTCAGCTCTACCTCCTCGACAATCCTCTGCTGAAAAAGCCGCTGACCCGTGACATGATCAAGCACAAGATTGTCGGACACTGGGGCACCGTCCCGGGACAGAACTTTGTCTTCGTTCATTGCAATCGGGTGATCAAGCGGTATGACCTCGACATGATCCTTCTGTCCGGACCGGGCCATGGCGGTAACTTCTTCATCGCCAACGACTGGCTCGACGGATCCTATACCGACGTCTATCCTGAAATTTCGCAGGATGAAAAGGGTCTGCAGCGGATGTTCAAGCGCTTCAGCTTCCCGGGCGGAGTGCCGTCGCATTGTGCGCCAGAGACGCCTGGTTCCATTAACGAGGGTGGGGAGCTTGGTTATTCGCTGGCTCACGGCTTTGGCGCTGTTCTGGATAATCCGGATCTGATTGCGACTGTCATTGTCGGCGATGGTGAAGCCGAGACGGGGCCCTTAGCTACGTCGTGGCACAGCAACAAGTTCCTGAATCCGATTACGGATGGAGCTGTTCTTCCGGTTCTTCATCTCAATGGATATAAGATCTCGAACCCGACTGTCCTTTCCCGCATCTCTCACGAGGAGCTGGAAGATCTGATGAAGGGCTACGGCTGGGAGCCGCACTTCGTCGAAGGCAGCGATCCGATGACGATGCACCGGCTGATGGCCGAGACGATGGATACCTGCATCGAAGAGATCAAGGCGATCCAGAAGCACGCTCGTGAAACGGGTGATGCGACACGTCCGCGCTGGCCGATGATTGTGCTGCGTACGCCGAAGGGCTGGACGGGGCCGAAGGAAGTGGAAGGCAAGCCTGTTGAGGGCTGTTTCCGTGCCCATCAGGTTCCGGTCGACATGTCAAAGCCGGAACATGTAGGCATGGTCGAGGCCTGGCTCAGGAGCTATCATCCGGAGAAGCTGTTCAATGAAGACGGTTCGCTGCGCGCAGATCTGAAGGAGCTGGCACCGAAGGGGGATCGCCGGATCGGCGCCAATCCGCACGCTAACGGCGGCAAGTTGCTGCGTGACCTTGTGGTTCCTGACTTCCGCAATTATGGCGTCAAGATGGAGGGACACGGCACTGTTACGGCACAGGATATGACGGAGCTCGGCAGGTTTGTGGCCGATGTGTTCCGTGCCAATCAGAAGAGCCGCAACTTCCGTTCCTTTTCGCCGGATGAGGCACTTTCCAATCGTCTGAACTATGCCTTTGAAGCGACCAACCGGCAATGGGAGGCTCCGATTGAGCCGAATGATGAACTGCTGTCAAGTGATGGACGTTTCCTGGATTCGTTCCTTTCGGAACATATGTGCGAAGGATGGCTGGAAGGGTATCTGTTGACGGGGCGCCATGGCTTCTTTGATTCCTATGAGGCATTTGCGCGTATCATTGACTCGATGGCTGCGCAGCACGCCAAGTGGCTCAAGGTGTGCAATCAGCTGTCGTGGCGCGAGGAGATTGCTTCGCTGAACATCATTCTGACGTCGCATATCTGGCAGCAGGATCACAACGGCTTTACGCATCAGGATCCGGGTTTCCTGGATCATATTGCCAACAAGAAGGCAGACGTTGTTCGTCTCTATCTTCCGCCTGATGCCAACTGTCTGCTGTCGTGCTTCGATCACTGCATCAAGTCGAAGAACTATGTCAATGTCATCGTGGCATCCAAGCATCCTCGTCCCCAGTGGCTGAGCATGGATGAGGCGGTGAAGCACTGCACCCAGGGCATCGGCATCTGGAGCTGGGCTTCAACCGATATCGGCGAGGAGCCGGATGTTGTCATGGCATGTGCCGGCGATACGCCGACGCTGGAAGCTCTTGCGGCGACATCGATTCTGCATGAATATCTGCCGGAGGTGAAGGTTCGCTTCATCAACGTTGTGGATCTCTTCAAGCTGCAGCCGGCAAGCGAGCATCCGCACGGTCTGACAGATGCGGAATATGACATGTTATTTACGAAGGACAAGCCGATCGTGTTTGCGTTCCACGGCTATCCGACGCTGATTCATGAGCTGACCTACCGCCGCCATAACCGCGATCTCCATGTGCGCGGCTATAAGGAAGAGGGAACGATTACGACGCCGTTCGACATGCGTGTGCAGAACGACATTGACCGCTTCCATCTGGTTCAGGATGTTCTGCTGCGGCTGCCGAAGCTTGGCAATCGCGGAGCGTATCTGTATCAGCTGATGAATGATAAGCTGGTGGCTCATAAGCAGTACATTCAGGAGTACGGCCGCGATATGCCGGAGATTGAAGACTGGCAGTGGAAGCCGCTCCACGACTGA
- a CDS encoding ChbG/HpnK family deacetylase, with product MMKLLVQGDDFGFTRGTTFGGVDCIDFGVLRNTGLFANMPSAKLAVSYMADRPQVCFGIDFNIVTGPSVSDPSSVPDLVDESGEFIRSNVRIHDPRWQSEAGRREMFPLEQVRRELWAQYNRFVELTGKKPGYLHAHSISSEPYEETIHEISAATGIPYSFDVIQKFHIVSAWDKVDPMADKASGKKVFDPTAQLSKDSFSINVADVSDYLLSHEYAMVLGHPGYVDADLMGRTSLSLERMRDAEMMMSQQFKDWIRDHHVQLITYRDLVEEE from the coding sequence ATGATGAAACTGCTGGTGCAGGGAGATGATTTTGGATTTACGCGGGGAACGACGTTCGGCGGCGTTGATTGCATTGATTTCGGTGTGCTGCGCAATACGGGACTGTTTGCCAACATGCCTTCGGCGAAGCTTGCGGTCAGCTATATGGCGGATCGTCCGCAGGTGTGCTTCGGTATCGATTTCAACATTGTGACCGGTCCTTCGGTCTCGGATCCTTCCAGTGTTCCGGACTTGGTGGATGAGAGCGGAGAGTTCATTCGCTCCAATGTGCGCATTCATGATCCCAGATGGCAGAGTGAAGCGGGACGCAGAGAAATGTTTCCTCTCGAACAGGTGCGGCGCGAACTGTGGGCGCAATACAACCGCTTCGTGGAGCTGACGGGAAAGAAGCCGGGCTATCTTCATGCGCATTCGATTTCGAGTGAGCCGTATGAGGAGACGATTCATGAGATCAGTGCGGCGACGGGTATTCCGTACAGCTTCGATGTGATTCAGAAGTTTCATATTGTCAGTGCCTGGGACAAGGTCGATCCGATGGCGGACAAGGCGTCGGGAAAGAAGGTGTTTGATCCGACGGCACAGTTGTCCAAGGATTCGTTCAGCATAAATGTGGCCGATGTGTCTGACTATCTGCTGAGCCATGAATATGCGATGGTGCTCGGGCATCCGGGTTATGTGGATGCGGATCTGATGGGACGTACGTCATTGTCGCTTGAACGTATGCGGGATGCGGAGATGATGATGTCGCAGCAGTTCAAGGACTGGATCCGGGATCATCATGTACAGCTGATTACGTACCGTGATCTAGTGGAGGAAGAATGA
- a CDS encoding CapA family protein: MKLQKVVSLVLIIALLGGCGAPAAVTSSSAPSASSVSTPVPTPSVYSADLFMVGDCLMHLSVTNDGRQEDGTYDYSKQFAQIAAMAKNYDLRYYNQESILGGEELGYSGYPQFNTSDGVGETLIRDGFNMVSLANNHALDMGVAGIEHSMAFWRSHPEVCVSGTNLSEEERKKIPVICVNGITAAFLSWTYGTNGLNPPAGREYLVNVYAGHEDEMLEQVKAADELADLVVIAMHWGVEYTLKQTSEQERLAQELSDAGADLIIGCHPHVIEPVTWINGKTLCFYSLGNMISAQTKEATHIGMAGGVTITKTVQPDGSSSTVLSNPRADLFYNSYKEGANGFYDFREIPFTELEDANMQAMYQKYLPVITSLDSTISIGV, encoded by the coding sequence ATGAAATTACAGAAGGTTGTCTCACTTGTTCTGATTATCGCACTTCTTGGCGGCTGCGGTGCACCGGCTGCTGTAACTTCTTCTTCTGCTCCTTCAGCTTCATCGGTTTCGACGCCGGTACCAACACCTTCTGTCTACAGCGCTGATCTTTTTATGGTCGGTGACTGTTTAATGCATCTGTCGGTAACAAATGATGGGCGTCAGGAAGATGGAACGTACGACTATTCAAAACAGTTTGCGCAGATTGCTGCAATGGCAAAGAACTATGATCTTCGCTACTACAATCAGGAAAGCATCCTGGGTGGAGAGGAGCTTGGCTATTCCGGATATCCGCAGTTCAATACATCGGATGGGGTCGGTGAGACATTGATCCGTGATGGCTTCAATATGGTGTCTCTCGCCAATAATCATGCACTGGATATGGGGGTAGCAGGAATTGAGCATAGCATGGCTTTCTGGAGATCACATCCCGAAGTATGTGTTTCCGGCACGAACCTGTCAGAGGAAGAACGAAAGAAAATTCCCGTGATATGCGTAAATGGAATTACGGCGGCGTTTCTTTCCTGGACCTATGGCACCAACGGATTGAATCCGCCGGCTGGTAGGGAATATCTTGTCAACGTTTATGCCGGCCATGAGGATGAGATGCTCGAGCAGGTAAAAGCCGCCGATGAACTGGCCGATCTCGTCGTCATTGCGATGCACTGGGGAGTGGAATATACGCTGAAGCAGACAAGTGAGCAGGAACGTCTGGCGCAGGAACTGTCGGATGCCGGCGCGGATCTGATCATCGGCTGTCATCCCCATGTGATTGAGCCGGTGACCTGGATCAACGGAAAGACGCTGTGCTTCTATTCTCTGGGAAATATGATCAGTGCCCAGACGAAAGAGGCGACGCATATCGGCATGGCCGGCGGCGTCACGATTACAAAGACCGTACAGCCGGATGGCTCTTCTTCGACGGTATTGTCGAATCCGCGGGCAGATCTTTTCTACAACTCCTACAAAGAAGGGGCGAACGGTTTCTATGATTTCCGGGAGATTCCGTTTACGGAACTGGAAGACGCAAACATGCAGGCGATGTATCAGAAATATCTTCCTGTCATCACGTCGCTGGACAGTACCATTTCGATCGGTGTCTGA
- a CDS encoding alanyl-tRNA editing protein: protein MDEMKELFYRDPYAKEFDAEVVRCVEKDGKYLLQLSDTAFYPEGGGQPCDHGTIDGLFVSDVQRDRDGVIWHTVSEPVAEGSTVHGIIDWKRRFDFMQQHSGEHLFSGFVHQKFGYDNVGFHMNEKLVMIDFDGPMTLEEAEEIEQRVNEAVWADLPSLITFPSREELDSLSYRSKKELTGTVRIVTYPGVDVCACCGTHVAHTGEIGPVLMTGFENYKGGVRISLLAGNRAIAYMRQLRHNAAMISRLLSVPPLETAEAADKLQAENTALHNTIRELYRLQLDEKYSRVEENAPLVLDFEEEGDPVELRRFCNRAVEEKRVGVCGAFLKEADGWRYILISQSVDLRAKAKQLNSALNGRGGGSVDMIQGRFMAQETEIEDTLKALFTSFK, encoded by the coding sequence ATGGACGAGATGAAGGAGTTGTTTTACCGCGATCCGTATGCGAAAGAGTTTGATGCGGAAGTTGTCCGCTGCGTGGAAAAGGACGGAAAATATCTTCTGCAGTTAAGTGACACCGCATTTTATCCGGAGGGCGGCGGTCAGCCATGCGACCATGGTACGATCGACGGCCTTTTTGTCAGTGATGTGCAGCGTGACAGGGATGGTGTGATCTGGCATACGGTCAGCGAGCCGGTTGCGGAGGGAAGCACTGTTCACGGGATCATTGACTGGAAACGGCGCTTCGACTTCATGCAGCAGCACTCCGGGGAACATCTGTTTTCCGGTTTTGTTCATCAGAAGTTCGGCTATGACAATGTCGGCTTCCATATGAACGAGAAACTGGTGATGATTGACTTTGACGGCCCGATGACGCTCGAGGAAGCAGAAGAGATTGAACAGCGGGTCAATGAGGCGGTCTGGGCAGATCTTCCCTCCCTGATTACCTTTCCTTCCAGGGAAGAACTGGATTCTCTTTCCTATCGCTCGAAGAAGGAGCTGACGGGGACGGTGCGGATCGTTACGTATCCGGGTGTCGATGTGTGTGCGTGCTGCGGTACGCATGTAGCACATACGGGTGAGATCGGCCCGGTACTGATGACGGGCTTTGAAAACTATAAGGGCGGTGTACGCATCTCTCTTTTGGCAGGAAATCGGGCGATTGCCTATATGCGTCAGCTGCGTCACAATGCGGCAATGATTTCGCGGCTGCTGTCGGTTCCGCCGCTTGAGACAGCGGAAGCTGCAGATAAGCTGCAGGCAGAGAATACGGCTCTTCACAACACGATCAGAGAGCTGTATCGTCTGCAGCTGGATGAGAAATACAGCAGAGTCGAAGAAAATGCGCCGCTGGTCCTCGACTTTGAGGAAGAAGGGGATCCGGTGGAGCTGCGGCGTTTCTGCAACCGTGCCGTCGAAGAGAAACGTGTCGGCGTCTGCGGCGCCTTTCTGAAGGAAGCCGACGGCTGGCGCTACATCCTGATCAGTCAGAGTGTCGATCTGCGTGCGAAGGCAAAGCAGCTAAACAGCGCTCTGAATGGCCGGGGCGGCGGAAGTGTGGATATGATCCAGGGCCGCTTCATGGCACAAGAGACGGAAATCGAGGACACTTTGAAGGCTTTGTTTACCAGTTTCAAGTGA
- a CDS encoding ECF transporter S component, with protein sequence MHMRWWKKTGAMLGLGLCYAAAEAFGKIPAPYWEINLGICYGFSAAGAALFGIPGGCVSALIGEIAGELFGNGSLEPALILASMCSGLAAGGMYRKTSEPGPFGKEKWKAFILWTLLGQAVGFLGVYAIISSASFAECFWRFFYNSVCALFAGGLILMALQEGQSSSSSSSSSKAL encoded by the coding sequence ATGCACATGCGTTGGTGGAAGAAGACAGGTGCCATGCTGGGGCTTGGATTGTGCTATGCGGCGGCGGAGGCTTTTGGAAAGATTCCGGCGCCGTACTGGGAAATCAACCTTGGCATCTGCTATGGATTTTCTGCGGCAGGGGCGGCGTTGTTCGGCATTCCCGGGGGCTGCGTTTCGGCGCTGATTGGAGAGATCGCTGGTGAGCTGTTTGGAAACGGTTCGCTGGAGCCGGCATTGATTCTTGCGTCCATGTGTTCGGGCCTGGCTGCCGGGGGAATGTACAGGAAGACCTCAGAGCCTGGTCCCTTCGGGAAAGAGAAGTGGAAGGCATTTATTCTTTGGACCTTGCTGGGACAAGCAGTCGGCTTTCTGGGGGTTTATGCGATCATTTCATCGGCGTCATTTGCGGAGTGTTTCTGGCGCTTTTTCTACAACAGTGTGTGTGCGTTGTTTGCGGGCGGTCTGATTCTGATGGCGCTGCAGGAGGGTCAGTCTTCTTCGTCCTCTTCCTCTTCTTCGAAGGCGCTTTGA
- the nagA gene encoding N-acetylglucosamine-6-phosphate deacetylase: MIIQSRNVWLHEQLVPAEIELEDGTVKGIHDYGSASADVDYEDKWILPGFIDIHTHGWNKADAGHPDKAAMNRWRRHMPAEGVTSFLATTATQSRTENEAAFAVLGDVIDTQKKGEGAEILGIHVEGNYISFTCRGAQDPYNIVKPDPDELLHYDELSHHHICTVICAPECEGAEHFIPEVTGHGIRVGLGHSAADYDTGMKGVEWGATSTVHTGNGMLPFHHRRPGLFGAALCNPDLYCEIIGDGHHVAFPTAHIIGTMKGKDRLMLVTDSLPLKDDPAYDYMCHDGAYMLADGTLCGSHLYVNQGVYNLHRRADLPLVTAINAATINPARYLGFDNRKGSIEEGKDADLVVTDPDLKVCATYCAGVLQEDQ, translated from the coding sequence ATGATCATTCAAAGCAGAAATGTATGGCTTCATGAGCAGCTCGTTCCGGCAGAAATTGAACTGGAAGATGGAACGGTCAAGGGGATCCATGACTATGGATCCGCTTCGGCAGATGTAGATTACGAAGACAAATGGATCCTGCCGGGATTCATCGATATTCACACGCACGGTTGGAACAAGGCGGATGCGGGGCATCCGGATAAGGCAGCGATGAATCGCTGGCGGCGGCACATGCCGGCAGAAGGTGTAACGTCGTTTCTGGCGACGACGGCGACACAGAGCCGTACAGAAAATGAGGCGGCGTTTGCGGTGCTTGGCGATGTGATCGATACGCAGAAGAAGGGGGAAGGTGCAGAGATTCTCGGCATCCATGTGGAGGGCAACTACATTTCCTTTACGTGCCGCGGGGCGCAGGATCCCTACAACATTGTGAAGCCGGATCCGGATGAGCTGCTTCATTACGATGAGCTGTCGCATCATCATATCTGTACCGTAATCTGTGCGCCTGAGTGTGAAGGTGCGGAACACTTTATCCCGGAAGTGACGGGTCACGGGATCCGGGTGGGTCTGGGTCACAGTGCAGCAGACTATGATACGGGCATGAAAGGTGTCGAATGGGGCGCGACATCGACGGTACATACAGGCAACGGGATGCTGCCGTTTCATCATCGCAGACCCGGCCTGTTCGGGGCGGCACTGTGCAATCCAGATCTGTATTGCGAAATCATCGGGGACGGTCACCATGTGGCGTTTCCGACGGCGCATATCATTGGAACGATGAAAGGGAAGGACCGGCTGATGCTGGTGACGGATTCATTGCCGCTGAAGGATGATCCTGCCTATGACTATATGTGCCATGATGGAGCCTACATGCTGGCAGACGGTACGCTGTGCGGTTCGCATCTCTATGTGAATCAGGGTGTCTATAATCTTCACCGCAGAGCGGATCTGCCGCTGGTTACGGCGATCAATGCGGCGACGATCAATCCGGCGCGCTATCTTGGCTTTGATAACCGTAAGGGGTCGATCGAGGAAGGCAAAGATGCGGATCTGGTGGTGACGGATCCGGATCTGAAAGTGTGTGCAACCTATTGTGCAGGTGTCCTGCAGGAGGATCAATGA
- a CDS encoding CPBP family intramembrane metalloprotease: MKNWLSWILPAASTVLLLAAHHISIPYAPGISSLAVIFLFLLFDRSIFKNHGIKPPTFRIYLMAFAAAFSYAAALAMALEGIDSVPATWKVTLEDPFLTIIDGIHPLEAIIIYAALPIAEELIFRSSLERNGKNSLTRILLSVIPFSVYCYLRSGSEAALLSVFLGSLLTFIEESWHSTALNILTHISFHGGLLMAFASLFLEGNTLLIAAGVSFLISGFLIYSLYQSAFEEEEEDEED, encoded by the coding sequence ATGAAGAATTGGCTATCCTGGATCCTGCCGGCCGCATCCACCGTCTTACTGCTGGCTGCCCATCACATATCCATCCCCTATGCCCCGGGGATCAGTTCCCTGGCCGTCATCTTCCTGTTTCTCTTGTTTGACCGGAGCATCTTCAAAAACCATGGCATCAAACCGCCGACGTTCCGCATCTATCTTATGGCCTTTGCGGCAGCCTTTTCGTATGCCGCAGCTCTTGCCATGGCGCTGGAGGGCATCGACAGCGTCCCTGCCACATGGAAGGTCACCCTCGAAGATCCCTTTCTCACCATCATTGACGGCATCCACCCTCTCGAAGCAATCATTATCTATGCCGCCCTGCCGATCGCAGAAGAACTGATCTTCCGCTCATCACTGGAACGCAACGGGAAAAACAGCCTCACCCGCATCCTGCTTTCCGTCATTCCGTTTTCCGTTTACTGCTATCTTCGCTCCGGCAGTGAGGCAGCACTCCTATCTGTCTTTCTCGGCTCCCTGCTTACGTTCATTGAAGAAAGCTGGCACAGCACAGCCCTCAACATCCTTACCCATATTTCCTTCCATGGCGGCCTGCTCATGGCCTTTGCAAGTCTCTTTCTCGAAGGGAATACGCTTCTGATTGCGGCCGGAGTCTCATTTCTGATATCCGGCTTCCTGATCTATTCCCTCTATCAAAGCGCCTTCGAAGAAGAGGAAGAGGACGAAGAAGACTGA